A part of Lacinutrix sp. 5H-3-7-4 genomic DNA contains:
- a CDS encoding alpha/beta hydrolase produces MKRFIYLFVIVLLVQNISAQATFKSFNSEILGEARDIKILLPKSYGTGEKSYPIILTLDGDYMFEIVSGNVDYASYWEDIPEAIVVGVNQFGKRDNDMLYSEQNSLPIETGAAFFEFISMELIPYIEKTYRTEKFKVAIGHGVTANFINYYLLKEEPLFNAYIAISPDLAPDMTSFLSEKFSKIESKIFYYLATSNNDVKSLQEGTKALNNTIKTVENKNVLSSFDNFEDPTHYSLPAHAIPNALEDIFFVFRPISKQEYKDTILKLEGSPVDYLIEKYETIEDLFGLDKQILINDFRAIAAAIKKTEKYEYFESLGKLARKQYPNTLLGNYYLGRFYEETGNPKKAMKTYQSAYILEEAGGITKDHVLELSEQIKADFGY; encoded by the coding sequence ATGAAACGTTTTATTTACCTTTTCGTTATTGTGCTTTTAGTACAAAATATTAGTGCGCAAGCTACATTTAAGAGTTTTAATTCCGAAATATTAGGAGAAGCTAGAGATATTAAAATCTTATTACCAAAAAGCTATGGTACTGGTGAAAAAAGTTATCCAATAATTTTAACTTTAGATGGTGATTATATGTTTGAAATTGTTTCAGGAAATGTAGATTATGCCTCATATTGGGAAGATATTCCAGAGGCAATTGTTGTTGGTGTTAATCAATTTGGGAAACGAGATAACGATATGTTATACTCAGAGCAAAACTCACTACCAATAGAAACAGGAGCTGCTTTTTTCGAATTTATTAGTATGGAGTTAATTCCATACATCGAAAAAACATATAGAACCGAAAAATTTAAAGTAGCCATTGGTCATGGTGTAACAGCAAATTTTATAAACTATTATTTGTTAAAAGAAGAGCCTTTGTTTAATGCTTATATAGCAATAAGCCCAGATTTAGCTCCAGACATGACTAGTTTTTTGTCTGAAAAGTTCTCGAAAATTGAAAGCAAAATATTTTACTATTTGGCAACTTCAAACAATGATGTTAAATCACTACAAGAAGGAACTAAAGCCTTAAACAACACCATAAAAACAGTAGAAAATAAAAATGTGTTAAGTAGTTTTGATAATTTTGAAGACCCAACACATTACTCTCTTCCTGCACATGCTATACCTAATGCACTAGAAGATATCTTTTTTGTTTTTAGACCAATATCTAAACAAGAGTATAAAGACACAATCTTAAAATTAGAAGGGTCGCCAGTAGATTATTTAATAGAAAAATATGAAACAATAGAAGATCTTTTTGGTTTAGATAAACAAATCCTTATTAACGATTTTAGAGCAATTGCAGCAGCAATTAAAAAAACCGAAAAGTATGAGTACTTTGAGTCTTTAGGGAAATTAGCAAGAAAACAATACCCAAATACGCTTTTAGGAAACTATTATTTAGGACGTTTTTATGAAGAAACAGGAAACCCTAAAAAAGCAATGAAAACATATCAATCTGCATATATTTTAGAAGAAGCTGGTGGTATTACAAAAGATCACGTTTTAGAACTTTCAGAACAAATTAAAGCAGACTTTGGGTACTAA
- a CDS encoding DUF4270 domain-containing protein produces the protein MKNTFNTLKAIALFSILFTTIIACDEDFANIESDIQGVKNFEGSSRTFPVLAYTKSVTPFTASGAEDMVGVQTTSLSNNLLGVYKDPNDVFGTTSANIITQVLPDFFDPDFGTQPEVESVKITIPYFSTLTAIESDGSSNYELDSIFGDPDVGYKLSIYENKYLLRDLDPNTGFEEIQLYYSNQDNLFSNQLGQLLYESNTLTPFKPSNEEVLIYDEGEVDERLSPRLQLELFDTVDSNNPVNTFWQELFFSEEGIAAFNSANSFTNHFRGLVLKVEAISPEGGSMIMLNFASSDTSIEVDFTNFEETNAEEGEFISETSFSLNFEGKRINTFSTTEVTSNLNGDATTGSENLHLKGLDGYMSVIDLFGDEETEFREKKGKWLLNEANLIFYVNEALVAGDEPSRVMLFDLKNNVPIVDYFLDGTTNSTSPDESKIQYAEALSDGRYKFRLTNHINNILQRDSTNVKLGLYVSANVNLTQNSQIQDAEVDEDDETQLTLIPTGSVLQPKATILHGNLSSTVDKRPVFEIFYTEPEND, from the coding sequence ATGAAAAATACATTTAATACACTTAAAGCAATAGCTTTATTTTCTATACTTTTTACAACTATTATAGCTTGTGATGAAGATTTTGCAAATATAGAAAGTGACATTCAAGGCGTTAAAAATTTTGAAGGATCAAGTAGAACATTTCCCGTATTAGCTTACACAAAATCTGTAACACCATTTACAGCTTCTGGAGCAGAAGATATGGTAGGTGTACAAACTACTAGTTTATCAAATAATTTACTTGGAGTTTACAAAGATCCAAATGATGTCTTCGGGACAACATCCGCAAACATAATCACTCAAGTTCTTCCTGATTTTTTTGACCCAGATTTTGGAACACAGCCCGAGGTTGAATCTGTAAAAATAACTATTCCTTATTTCTCAACGTTAACTGCCATCGAATCAGACGGCAGTAGTAACTATGAATTAGATTCTATTTTTGGAGATCCTGATGTAGGCTATAAATTATCTATCTATGAAAACAAATATCTACTTAGGGATTTAGATCCAAATACCGGATTTGAAGAAATACAACTTTACTATTCTAATCAAGACAATTTATTCTCTAATCAATTAGGTCAACTTTTGTACGAAAGTAACACATTAACACCCTTCAAACCTAGTAATGAGGAAGTTTTAATCTATGACGAAGGAGAAGTTGACGAACGCTTATCTCCTAGACTGCAATTAGAGCTTTTTGATACGGTAGACTCGAATAATCCAGTTAATACATTTTGGCAAGAATTATTTTTTAGTGAAGAAGGAATAGCAGCATTTAATAGTGCAAATTCTTTTACAAATCACTTTAGAGGTCTCGTTCTTAAAGTAGAAGCCATATCGCCAGAAGGAGGAAGCATGATAATGTTAAATTTCGCTTCAAGTGATACTTCTATAGAAGTCGATTTTACAAACTTCGAAGAAACAAATGCTGAAGAAGGAGAATTTATTAGCGAAACAAGTTTCTCTCTAAATTTTGAAGGAAAAAGAATTAATACTTTTAGTACTACAGAAGTTACCTCTAACTTAAATGGAGATGCTACTACTGGTAGCGAAAATCTACACCTAAAAGGTTTAGATGGCTATATGTCTGTTATAGATTTATTTGGTGATGAAGAAACAGAATTTAGAGAAAAAAAAGGCAAGTGGCTTCTTAATGAAGCAAATTTAATTTTTTATGTAAACGAAGCTTTAGTTGCAGGAGACGAACCTTCTAGAGTAATGTTATTCGATTTAAAAAACAACGTACCAATTGTAGACTACTTTTTAGATGGCACAACAAATAGCACAAGCCCAGATGAATCTAAAATTCAATATGCAGAAGCCTTATCAGACGGCAGATATAAATTCAGACTTACAAATCATATAAATAACATCTTACAAAGAGACTCCACAAATGTTAAACTAGGACTTTATGTAAGCGCAAATGTAAATTTAACTCAAAATTCACAAATACAAGATGCAGAAGTTGATGAAGATGATGAAACACAATTAACTTTAATTCCTACAGGAAGTGTTCTTCAGCCAAAAGCAACTATTTTACATGGTAATTTATCATCTACAGTAGATAAAAGACCCGTATTTGAAATTTTTTATACAGAACCAGAAAACGACTAA
- the panC gene encoding pantoate--beta-alanine ligase → MTVFNKKSKIQDHISNKKGDNFTIGFVPTMGALHDGHLSLVNKALEENDICVVSIFVNPTQFDNPEDLKKYPRTLEKDVLLLKTVSPNILVYAPAVEDIYEQKAVAEHFTFDGLEHEMEGKFRDGHFNGVGTIVKRLFEIVKPNKAYFGEKDFQQLAIIKKLVEKHNIPVIVEGCTIYREKSGLAYSSRNERLKPDYKAAAPFIFKILNTAKEQFGTKSAKEVTEWVEKQFNNHDLLKLEYFVIADSKTLKPVKRKSKSKTYRAFIAVYADDIRLIDNIALN, encoded by the coding sequence ATGACTGTTTTTAACAAAAAATCAAAGATTCAAGACCATATTTCTAATAAAAAAGGTGATAATTTTACTATTGGTTTTGTGCCTACAATGGGAGCGTTACATGATGGTCATTTATCTTTGGTTAATAAAGCTTTAGAGGAAAACGACATATGTGTAGTTAGTATTTTTGTAAATCCTACGCAGTTTGATAATCCTGAAGATTTAAAAAAGTACCCTAGAACGCTTGAGAAAGATGTTTTATTGCTAAAAACAGTATCTCCAAATATATTAGTTTATGCTCCAGCTGTTGAAGATATCTATGAGCAAAAAGCTGTAGCAGAACATTTTACTTTTGATGGTTTAGAACATGAAATGGAAGGTAAATTTCGCGACGGCCACTTTAATGGAGTTGGTACTATAGTTAAAAGGTTGTTTGAAATTGTTAAACCTAATAAAGCTTATTTTGGAGAAAAAGACTTTCAGCAATTGGCAATTATAAAAAAATTAGTAGAAAAACATAATATTCCTGTTATAGTAGAAGGTTGTACAATATATAGAGAGAAAAGCGGTTTAGCATATAGCTCTAGAAATGAAAGGTTAAAACCTGATTATAAAGCTGCAGCGCCTTTTATTTTTAAAATATTAAACACTGCCAAAGAGCAGTTTGGCACAAAAAGTGCTAAAGAAGTAACGGAATGGGTTGAAAAGCAATTTAACAATCATGATTTATTAAAATTAGAATATTTTGTGATTGCAGATTCTAAAACCTTAAAACCAGTTAAAAGAAAATCCAAATCTAAAACGTATCGTGCTTTTATTGCTGTTTATGCAGATGACATAAGATTAATAGACAATATAGCACTTAATTAA
- the glmS gene encoding glutamine--fructose-6-phosphate transaminase (isomerizing), translating to MCGIVGYIGKRKAYPIILEGLKRLEYRGYDSAGIALYDGNTIQLSKTKGKVKDLEKKISKEIDSNGTLGIGHTRWATHGIPNDVNSHPHYSNSGNLVIIHNGIIENYASIKKELITRGYTFTSDTDTEVLINLIEDVKKNEKVKLGKAVQIALNQVVGAYAIAVFDKNKPDEIVVAKLGSPLAIGVGENEFFIASDATPFLEYTKKAIYLEDEEMAIVRLKKGVKIRKIKDDSLVDPYIQELQLNLEQIVKGGYDHFMLKEIHEQPEAIKDTYRGRLRVKEGLIKMAGIDDNLERILNANRIIVIACGTSWHAGLVAEYIFEDLARIPVEVEYASEFRYRNPVITEKDVVIAISQSGETADTLAAIKLAKSKGAFVFGVCNVVGSSIARETHAGAYTHAGPEIGVASTKAFTTQITVLTLIALKLAKEKGTISKSDFQHHLQELELIPSKVEKALKQDEHIKTVAATYKDAKNCLYLGRGFNFPVALEGALKLKEISYIHAEGYPAAEMKHGPIALIDDQMPVFVIATKKGHYEKVVSNIQEIKSRKGKIIGIVTEGDKDVKQLADHVIEVPETLESLTPLLTTIPLQLLSYHIAVMLDKNVDQPRNLAKSVTVE from the coding sequence ATGTGTGGAATTGTAGGTTATATTGGAAAAAGAAAAGCATATCCAATTATACTAGAAGGTTTAAAACGCTTAGAATATCGTGGTTACGATAGTGCAGGAATAGCATTATATGACGGAAACACTATTCAATTATCTAAAACAAAAGGGAAAGTAAAGGATTTAGAAAAAAAGATTTCAAAAGAAATTGATTCTAATGGAACTTTAGGAATAGGTCATACAAGATGGGCAACACACGGTATACCTAATGATGTTAACTCTCATCCTCACTATTCAAACTCTGGAAACTTAGTTATAATACATAATGGTATTATAGAAAATTACGCTTCAATCAAAAAAGAATTAATAACTAGAGGTTATACCTTTACATCAGACACAGATACTGAAGTATTAATTAACTTAATTGAAGACGTAAAGAAAAATGAAAAAGTAAAACTTGGTAAAGCTGTTCAAATAGCACTAAATCAAGTTGTTGGAGCATATGCAATTGCTGTATTTGACAAAAACAAACCGGACGAAATTGTTGTCGCTAAACTAGGTAGCCCATTAGCAATTGGAGTTGGTGAAAATGAATTTTTTATTGCCAGTGATGCTACACCATTTTTAGAATACACAAAAAAAGCAATATATTTAGAAGATGAAGAAATGGCAATTGTTCGTCTTAAAAAAGGAGTAAAAATACGTAAAATCAAAGACGATTCACTAGTAGACCCTTATATACAAGAGCTTCAATTAAATTTAGAGCAAATAGTAAAAGGTGGTTACGATCACTTTATGCTTAAAGAAATTCACGAACAGCCAGAAGCTATTAAAGACACTTATCGCGGTAGACTTCGCGTTAAAGAAGGTTTAATAAAAATGGCAGGTATAGACGATAATTTAGAACGCATTTTAAATGCAAACAGAATAATAGTTATCGCTTGTGGTACATCTTGGCATGCAGGTTTAGTAGCAGAATATATCTTTGAAGACTTAGCACGAATCCCAGTTGAAGTTGAATATGCTTCAGAATTTAGATATAGAAATCCAGTAATAACAGAAAAAGATGTTGTTATAGCAATTTCACAGTCTGGAGAAACGGCTGATACTTTAGCAGCTATAAAATTAGCCAAATCTAAAGGCGCATTTGTTTTTGGTGTATGTAATGTTGTAGGCTCATCAATCGCTAGAGAAACCCATGCTGGTGCTTATACCCATGCTGGTCCAGAAATTGGTGTTGCATCTACAAAAGCATTTACAACTCAAATTACTGTGCTAACTTTAATAGCATTAAAATTAGCCAAAGAAAAAGGAACAATCTCTAAGTCAGATTTTCAACACCACTTACAAGAGTTAGAACTTATACCTAGTAAAGTAGAAAAAGCTTTAAAGCAAGACGAACACATTAAAACAGTTGCTGCAACATATAAAGATGCTAAAAACTGCTTGTATTTAGGTCGAGGCTTTAATTTTCCCGTAGCTCTTGAAGGTGCTTTAAAACTTAAAGAAATTTCATATATACATGCAGAAGGTTATCCTGCTGCAGAAATGAAGCACGGACCTATTGCTTTAATTGATGATCAAATGCCTGTTTTTGTAATTGCAACAAAAAAAGGTCACTACGAAAAAGTAGTGAGTAATATTCAAGAAATAAAATCTAGAAAAGGAAAAATTATTGGTATTGTTACAGAAGGCGATAAAGATGTAAAACAATTAGCAGACCATGTAATTGAAGTTCCAGAAACTTTAGAGTCTCTTACTCCATTATTAACAACCATACCTTTACAGCTATTATCTTATCATATTGCAGTAATGCTAGATAAAAATGTGGATCAACCAAGAAACTTAGCAAAATCTGTTACGGTAGAATAA
- the radA gene encoding DNA repair protein RadA, which yields MAKVKTTFFCQSCGTQYSKWQGQCTACKEWNTIVEEVIQKPEKNDWKTPTNTQKRVSKPLTIKEIDSSKEARLDTLDAEFNRVLGGGIVPGSLTLLGGEPGIGKSTLLLQISLKLPYKTLYVSGEESQKQIKMRAERINPDNESCYILTETKTQNIFKQIEALEPDIVIIDSIQTLHSDYIESSSGSISQIKECTTELIKFAKETNTPVVLIGHITKDGNIAGPKILEHMVDTVLQFEGDRNHVFRILRAQKNRFGSTHELGIYEMQGSGLREVSNPSEILISKKDEELSGNAIAATLEGMRPLMIEVQALVSTAVYGTPQRSATGFNAKRLNMLLAVLEKRAGFRLGAKDVFLNITGGINVDDPAIDLAVVAAILSSNEDEALQANYCFAAEVGLSGEIRPVQRVEQRILEAEKLGFSAIFVSKYNKISLKDTSIKIQLISKIEDLVNFIV from the coding sequence ATGGCAAAAGTTAAAACTACTTTTTTTTGTCAAAGTTGCGGTACACAGTACTCTAAATGGCAAGGACAATGCACAGCTTGTAAAGAGTGGAATACAATTGTAGAAGAGGTTATTCAAAAACCAGAAAAAAACGATTGGAAAACACCAACAAATACTCAAAAACGTGTTTCAAAGCCTTTAACAATAAAAGAAATTGATTCATCTAAAGAAGCGAGATTAGACACTTTAGATGCAGAGTTTAATCGTGTTTTAGGTGGTGGTATTGTACCAGGTTCATTAACGCTTTTAGGAGGAGAACCAGGAATAGGAAAAAGTACATTATTGCTTCAAATATCGCTTAAGTTACCCTATAAAACATTATATGTATCTGGAGAAGAAAGCCAGAAACAAATAAAAATGCGCGCCGAACGTATTAATCCAGATAATGAAAGTTGTTACATTCTTACAGAAACAAAAACACAAAATATATTTAAGCAAATTGAAGCCTTAGAGCCAGATATTGTTATAATAGATTCTATTCAAACTTTGCATAGCGATTATATAGAATCGTCAAGCGGAAGCATTTCGCAAATAAAAGAATGTACTACAGAGCTTATTAAATTTGCTAAAGAAACTAATACACCTGTTGTTTTAATTGGTCATATTACAAAAGATGGAAACATCGCTGGACCTAAAATACTAGAACATATGGTTGATACAGTATTGCAGTTTGAAGGCGATCGCAATCACGTATTTAGAATTTTAAGAGCACAAAAAAACCGTTTTGGTTCTACCCACGAATTAGGCATTTACGAAATGCAAGGTTCTGGTTTGCGAGAAGTAAGTAACCCAAGCGAAATTTTAATCTCTAAAAAAGACGAAGAACTTTCTGGAAATGCAATTGCTGCAACTTTAGAAGGTATGCGACCTTTAATGATAGAAGTTCAAGCCTTGGTAAGTACGGCTGTTTATGGCACACCACAACGAAGCGCAACTGGATTTAATGCAAAAAGACTAAACATGCTTTTAGCTGTTTTAGAGAAAAGAGCAGGTTTTCGTTTAGGTGCAAAAGATGTGTTTTTAAACATTACTGGTGGTATAAATGTAGACGACCCAGCAATAGACTTAGCTGTAGTAGCAGCAATATTATCTTCAAATGAAGATGAGGCATTACAAGCAAACTATTGTTTTGCAGCAGAGGTTGGTTTATCTGGAGAAATACGTCCGGTACAACGTGTCGAACAACGTATTCTTGAGGCCGAAAAACTAGGGTTTTCAGCTATATTCGTTTCAAAATATAATAAGATTTCTCTAAAAGATACTTCAATAAAAATTCAACTGATTTCAAAAATTGAAGATTTGGTAAATTTTATAGTTTAA
- the panD gene encoding aspartate 1-decarboxylase yields MQIQVVKSKIHRVKVTGADLNYIGSITIDEDLMDAANIIQGEKVQIVNNNNGARLETYAIPGPRNSGEITLNGAAARLVSPGDVLILITYGFMDIEEAKVFKPSLVFPDEATNLLK; encoded by the coding sequence ATGCAAATACAAGTAGTAAAATCTAAAATTCATAGAGTAAAAGTAACAGGCGCAGACCTTAATTATATTGGTAGTATTACTATTGATGAAGATTTAATGGATGCTGCAAATATTATTCAAGGCGAGAAAGTTCAAATTGTAAATAATAATAATGGCGCTCGATTAGAAACTTATGCGATTCCTGGACCACGTAACAGTGGAGAAATAACATTAAATGGTGCTGCTGCACGATTGGTGTCTCCTGGCGATGTATTAATACTTATAACTTATGGTTTTATGGATATTGAAGAAGCTAAAGTTTTTAAACCATCTTTGGTTTTTCCAGACGAAGCAACAAATTTATTAAAATAA
- a CDS encoding lysylphosphatidylglycerol synthase transmembrane domain-containing protein, protein MSKSIIKTLKILLPIILGVFLIWYSLSKISINELIAHFKSANYLYIIIGVVLGLLSHMSRAYRWLFQLEPLGYKVKYGNSFMAVFATYLINYTIPRAGEVARASILTNYEGVPFEKGIGTIVAERVADVIVMLLIIVITLFLEFDFIFNFFVEKFNPIKVVFSFLLLLVLGLFFVFYIKKSQSKLALKVKSFVSGLIEGALSIFKMKKKWAFIFHTFFIWSMYVLMFYITSFAITGLQPIPFGAVLIGFIAASFSVAATNGGLGSYPIAVYGAFAIFSIPEDPSIAFGWIMWTSQTVMVILFGGISLLCLPIYNRNRKK, encoded by the coding sequence TTGAGCAAATCCATAATTAAAACATTAAAAATTTTACTCCCAATTATATTGGGAGTTTTTTTAATATGGTATTCTTTATCTAAAATCTCTATAAACGAATTAATAGCACATTTTAAATCGGCTAATTATTTATATATCATTATAGGTGTGGTATTGGGTTTATTGAGCCACATGTCTAGAGCTTATAGATGGTTGTTCCAGTTAGAACCTTTAGGTTATAAAGTAAAATATGGTAATAGTTTTATGGCTGTATTTGCTACTTATTTAATAAACTATACTATTCCCAGAGCAGGAGAAGTTGCTAGAGCTTCTATTTTAACTAATTATGAAGGTGTGCCGTTTGAAAAAGGTATTGGTACTATAGTTGCTGAACGAGTAGCAGATGTTATAGTAATGCTCTTAATAATTGTTATTACACTGTTCCTGGAATTCGATTTTATTTTCAACTTTTTTGTCGAAAAATTTAACCCAATAAAAGTAGTTTTTAGTTTTTTGCTATTACTCGTATTAGGACTTTTTTTTGTTTTTTACATAAAAAAAAGTCAATCTAAACTAGCGTTAAAAGTAAAATCATTTGTGTCTGGTTTAATAGAAGGCGCATTAAGTATATTTAAAATGAAAAAGAAATGGGCCTTTATTTTCCATACCTTTTTTATTTGGAGTATGTACGTTCTTATGTTTTACATTACAAGTTTTGCGATAACAGGATTGCAGCCTATTCCTTTTGGAGCCGTTTTAATAGGTTTTATAGCAGCTAGTTTTAGTGTTGCTGCAACAAATGGAGGCTTAGGTTCGTATCCTATTGCGGTTTATGGGGCTTTTGCAATTTTTTCTATTCCAGAAGATCCAAGCATAGCATTTGGCTGGATAATGTGGACTTCTCAAACCGTAATGGTAATTCTATTTGGAGGGATATCTTTACTTTGCCTGCCTATATATAATAGAAATAGAAAGAAATAA
- a CDS encoding glycogen/starch synthase: MKDKRILYVSSEVVPYLPETEISSMSFETPRMVNQQGGQIRIFMPRYGNINERRHQLHEVIRLSGINLVINDLDMPLIIKVASIPKERIQVYFIDNDEYFKRKATLTDEDGKLFPDNDERAIFFAKGVIETVKKLNWSPDIIHIHGWLASLLPLYLKQFYKDEPLFNESKIVTSVYNQSFDETLNTDLINKIAFDNIEKESIKTLEKPTYNNLMKVAIDNSDALIIGSQEMPKELEDYLENSNKPVLPFKEKDEFAEAYTEFYNTSVLQ; the protein is encoded by the coding sequence ATGAAAGATAAGAGAATATTATATGTGTCGTCTGAAGTGGTACCATATTTACCAGAAACCGAGATTTCATCTATGTCATTTGAGACTCCTAGAATGGTAAACCAACAAGGTGGACAAATTAGAATATTCATGCCTAGATATGGAAATATTAACGAGAGAAGACATCAATTGCATGAAGTAATTAGGCTTTCTGGAATTAATTTAGTGATTAATGATTTAGATATGCCTCTTATAATTAAAGTTGCCTCTATACCAAAAGAGCGTATTCAAGTATATTTTATAGATAATGATGAATATTTTAAAAGAAAAGCAACATTAACAGACGAAGATGGGAAATTATTTCCAGATAATGATGAAAGAGCAATTTTCTTTGCAAAAGGAGTTATAGAAACTGTAAAAAAATTAAACTGGTCTCCAGATATTATACATATTCACGGTTGGTTAGCCTCATTATTACCGTTATACTTAAAACAGTTTTATAAAGACGAACCGTTATTTAATGAAAGTAAAATAGTTACCTCTGTATACAATCAAAGCTTTGATGAAACGTTAAATACAGACCTAATAAATAAAATTGCTTTTGATAATATTGAAAAAGAATCAATTAAAACATTAGAGAAGCCTACTTATAACAATTTAATGAAAGTAGCTATAGACAACTCTGATGCCTTAATTATTGGTTCTCAAGAAATGCCAAAAGAATTAGAAGACTATTTAGAAAATTCAAATAAGCCAGTATTACCTTTTAAAGAAAAAGACGAATTTGCAGAAGCTTATACAGAGTTTTATAATACAAGCGTACTACAATAA